The genomic segment CGTGGCGATCTTCACGCTCTCGCGGATCTGCCAGGTCAACCTCTTCCAGCCGATCCTGCTCGACCACGGCATCGCGGAAGCCTCGCACGGCGGTGTGATGGCGGCGATGACCGTGGCGGAGGCGGTGGCCTCGGCGCGGCCGCAGTGGCTGAGCCGTCGCCTGCCACCGGTCGCCTGGGTGTCGATCCTCAGCCTCGCGCTCGCGGGCAGCCTGGCGGCCATGACGTTCGGCGGGCCGTGGGCGGTCGTCGTGCTGCTCTGCGTGTTCGCCGCCGCGACCGGCTTCGCGTACCCCATCCAGCGCAAGCTGGTGAACGACGCGGTGCCCGCGGACGCCCCGCGCGCCACGCTGCTCTCCGTCGAGAGCATCGTGGACCGCGCGGTGTGCGCACTGGCCGCGATCGCCGCTGGCGCCTATCTCGCCGCCGGACGCCTGGACGCCCTGCTGTGGCACAGCGCGATCGCCACGGCGGTGCTCCTCGGCATCTTCCAACTGCTGCTGCGCAGCGGGATGGTCAGGCGGGAGCCCGGCGGCCGAGCAGCTCCACCAGACCCACCGGCAGGAACGCCGGTCGGTGCGGGCGGCCGACCTGGTACGGAACGAATCCGAGCGAGGAGGCCACGGTGACCTCCTCGGCGGTCTCCGCCTGATAGACGACCCGGCAGTGGCCGGAGCCGGCCTTCGCCCGTTGCCAGAGGGTGGGGGCCGGTTTGCGCTCCGCCTCGGTGCGCGGGGTGAGGACGCGGTCGCCGAAGTCGTGCCACGCGAAGGGCGCCGACCCCTTCCAGGTGGCGTCGACCTCCTGCCGCAGCCGCGCGGCCCGCTCGGCGTCGGTCGAGCCCCACGAGGACGGCACGTTGGTGATCAGGCCGACGGGGATGCCGCGAGCGCGCAGGGCGCGCAGATAGGCGGCGGCGCCGGGCCGATAGGTGATGCTGCCGTCGTCGGCGGTGTGGACGAGCGTCTCGCCCAGGTCGAAGTAGACGACGGGGCAGGCGCGTTGGCGTGCGGTGGTCGCCGTGGCCGTGCCGTCGCCCGCGTCCCTCGGCGTTGTCGCGCTCGCCGAGGGGCCGAGCGCGGTCGAGACCAACGCGGCGCTCAGCGCGAGGATCGCCCACGCGGAGCCCTTGGAGACGGAACTGTTCATGCGTCGTCGCCCTTTCCTAGGCCGGACCGGTCCTCCCGTACCCGCACCGGTCCACCACGCCCTACCCCCGCACACCACGTGTCACTCCCGTCCCGCGCGGTCGCGGTCGGGGATGCTGAGCGCCGTGGAAGGACACAGCGTCAGGAGTCAGGACACATCGGAGGCGGACCTCGCCGACCCGGCGGACCCTGCCGGCGCCGCCCTCGCCGTCTGGCTCACCGGCCGCTCGCGGGGCGGAGCCGGACGGGCAGCGAGTCGTGGCCGTTGCTGAGCAGTGAGCCGAGTGGCTTCAACTCGGCGGCGGGCACCGCGAGTTCGAGATGGGGGAAGCGCTCGAAGAGCAGGCTCAGGGCCGTGCTGATCTCCAGCCGGGCGAGGGGTGCGCCCAGGCAGAAGTGGACGCCGTGGCCGAACGCGAGGTGCTCCTTGACCGTGCGCGTGACGTCGAAGTCGTCGGCGCTCTCACCGTGCCAGTCGGGGTGGCGGTTCGCGGCCGCGTAGGACGCGAGTATCGCCTCCCCCTTGGCTATGGTCTGCCCGTCGGCCAGGGGTATGTCGGTCACCGCGAACCGCAGGGGCAGGTGCCTGACCGCCGGTTCGAAGCGCAGGGTCTCCTCGACGGCGTCGCTCCAGTCGACCTCGCCCGACCGCAGCAGCGCGAGCTGGTCGGGGTGGGTGAGCAGCTGCGTGATCGCCTGGTCGATGACGTTGACCGTGGTCTCGTACCCGGCGCTGATCATCAGCAGCAGGGTGTCGCGCAGCTCGTCCTCCGACAGGCCGCCGTCCTCCTCCTCGTCGCGCGAGGTGATCAGCAGGGAGGTCATGTCGTCGCCGGGCTCGGCGCGCTTGGCGGCGATGAGCCGATGCAGCGCCTCGTACAGCGCCCTGGTGTTGGCCTCGGACTGCTCGGCGGTCAGGGTGGTGTCGAAGACACCGTCGACGACCCGGCGGAAGGCGTCCTGCTGCTCGGCCGGTACGCCCATGAGCCGGCTGATGACCGCTATGGGCAGCGGGTACGCGAGCTGCTCGCGCAGGTCGACGGTCTCACCGGGCGGCAGCGCGTCGAGACGGTCGAGGATGCCGGTGACGACCTCGTCTATGTTCTCCTTCAGCGCGGTGATGCGGCGGGCGCTGAAGGCGGGCGCGACCATGCGCCGCAGGCGACGGTGGTCGGCTCCGTAGGCCGTGAACATGTTCTCCACCGCCACCCACAGGGCGAGCGGCCACCGTTGGATCGTCTCGCCGTACTCGGGCCAGTGGGCGCGGGCGTCCTTGGAGACGTTCGGACTGGTGAGCAGCTCCTTGAGGAGCGCGGGGTCGGCGACGGACCAGGCGGTCACGCCCAGGATGTCGACACGGACCGCCTGGCCGTGCGCCCGCAACGCGCGGTGCTCGTCGTGGGCGCGGGCTCCGGTGGGGTCGAGGACGATCGGCTGCGTGGGCACGGCCATGGTGGTGGTCCCTTCAGACGGATGAGGCGGTGGGGAACGTGACGGGCAGTGCGGCCAGCGCCCGGTGGAAGGGTCCGGGACGGCGGACCAGGTTCTCCGGGGCGGTGGCGAGGTCCATCTCGGGCAGCGCGTCGAGCAGGTGCGTGATGGCCGTCTCGGCGATGAGGTAGGCGTGCGGACGCGCCGGGCAGGCGTGCGGCCCGGTGCTCCAGGACAGGTGCGCGCGGTTGCTCGCGGTGTGCTGGTCGCCGAGTGCGGGATCGTTGTTGCAGGCGGCCATCGAGATGACGACCGGCTGGTGCGCGGGCAGCAGGAACCCGTCGACGTCGACGGGGTGCGGCGGATAGCTGATGCAGTAGTTCGCAAGCGGCGGGTCGGTGTACAGCACCGTGTCGAGCGCCTCGCGGACGGAGGAGCCGCCCGCGTGCAGGTCGCCGGAGAACTGGTCGTCCGTGAGGACCTTCAGGACGGTGTTGGCGATCAGGTTGGTCAGGGGCTCGATCCCGGCGCCGTACAACGTGACGAGCTGGTGGGCCATCTCGACGTCGTCGAGCGCCGCCTCGTGCGCGAGGAGCCGCGAGGTGATGTCGTCGCCGGGCTGCTGGTGGCGCAGCGCCACCAGGTCGGCGACCGCCTGGGAGAGGATCTGGTTGCCGCTCGCGGCGTCCACGCCCTCGAAGATCTTCGCCATGCCGTCGGCGATGCGGCGGCCCATCTCGTCCGGGCAGCCGAGCAGGGCGCTCAGGACGCGGAAGGCGATGGGCCAGGCGTACTGGGTCAGCAGGTCGGCGCCTTCGGCGTCCCGGAACTCGGCGATCGTCGCGTCGGCGACCTTCTCGACGACGGTACGCAGCTCGTGCTGGTCGACGGCGTTGATCGCGGCACTGTTCGCCGACCGGTAGCGGGTGTGCGCGGGACCCGCCGAGCGCAGCGCGTTGGGGCGGTGCTCCATCATCGGGCGGACCGGGCAGGTCTCCGGGACGGACTGCTCCCACACCCGCGGATCGGCGGGGAACCGCAGGGGATCGTTGAGGATCCGCCGGGCCTGCGCGTAGCCGATGACGAGGGTCGCGGGGACGCCGGGAACGAGGTCCACCGGCACGAACGGCCCGAACTCGGCCCGCATGCGCGCGTACGCGGCGTGCGGATCGGCCGCGAACTCGGCCTCGTGCAGGGCGATCCGGCGCTCGGGCGCCACATCGATCGTGGTCGGGGTGGTCACGGGCGGGGCTCCAAAACGGGTGCGTGCAACTCGGTCAGGTACTCGCAGAGGGTGATCAGGGCCAGGACGCTGGACGTGCCGTCCCGCGCGTCACACGTCGTCAGCGGCGTGTGCGGGTCCAGGTCGAGGGCCTGCCGGATCTCGTCCAGGTCGTAGCGTGGCGCGTCGTCGAACAGGTTGATCGCCACCGCGTACGGCGTGCCCTGCTCCTCGTGCAGGGCGAGGATCTCGAAGGACGCCTCCAGGTTGCGGGTGTCGACCAGGACCAGCGCGCCGAGGGCGCCCTCGGTCAGCCCCGCCCACATGGGGCGGAAGCGGCCCTGGCCGGGTGTGCCGAACAGGTAGAGGACCAGGGCGTCGCTGAGGTGCAGCCGCCCGAAGTCCATGCCGACCGTCGTGGTCGTCTTGCGCGGGGTGCGCGCCAGATCGTCGACTCCCTCGCTGGCCTGCGTGATCCGCTCCTCCATGCGCAGCGGCGGGATCTGGGAGACGCTGCCCACGAATGTCGTCTTGCCGACGGCGAAACTCCCCGAGATCACGATCTTCGCGGACCGGGTCACGCCGGGTGGCACATAGATGAGGCCGTCAGACGAGGGCGCGGAGACCACGCAGTACCTCCTGGAGCAGATCGGTTTGTGGTTGGTCCTCACCCGCGTCGACGGGGCGGGCCAACAGGCCCTCGTCGATGAGGGAGGAGACGAGGATGCGGACCGTGGAGGGAGGGAACTCCAGGGCCGCCGCGATGTCCGCGACCGCGAGGCCCCC from the Streptomyces venezuelae genome contains:
- a CDS encoding cytochrome P450 family protein; its protein translation is MAVPTQPIVLDPTGARAHDEHRALRAHGQAVRVDILGVTAWSVADPALLKELLTSPNVSKDARAHWPEYGETIQRWPLALWVAVENMFTAYGADHRRLRRMVAPAFSARRITALKENIDEVVTGILDRLDALPPGETVDLREQLAYPLPIAVISRLMGVPAEQQDAFRRVVDGVFDTTLTAEQSEANTRALYEALHRLIAAKRAEPGDDMTSLLITSRDEEEDGGLSEDELRDTLLLMISAGYETTVNVIDQAITQLLTHPDQLALLRSGEVDWSDAVEETLRFEPAVRHLPLRFAVTDIPLADGQTIAKGEAILASYAAANRHPDWHGESADDFDVTRTVKEHLAFGHGVHFCLGAPLARLEISTALSLLFERFPHLELAVPAAELKPLGSLLSNGHDSLPVRLRPASGR
- a CDS encoding DUF742 domain-containing protein, with the protein product MSGPRRDPDLVRPYVRTDGRVRADPDVRLETVVIAASGSAEGLGADARRVMGLFDRSMGGGLAVADIAAALEFPPSTVRILVSSLIDEGLLARPVDAGEDQPQTDLLQEVLRGLRALV
- a CDS encoding cytochrome P450; the encoded protein is MTTPTTIDVAPERRIALHEAEFAADPHAAYARMRAEFGPFVPVDLVPGVPATLVIGYAQARRILNDPLRFPADPRVWEQSVPETCPVRPMMEHRPNALRSAGPAHTRYRSANSAAINAVDQHELRTVVEKVADATIAEFRDAEGADLLTQYAWPIAFRVLSALLGCPDEMGRRIADGMAKIFEGVDAASGNQILSQAVADLVALRHQQPGDDITSRLLAHEAALDDVEMAHQLVTLYGAGIEPLTNLIANTVLKVLTDDQFSGDLHAGGSSVREALDTVLYTDPPLANYCISYPPHPVDVDGFLLPAHQPVVISMAACNNDPALGDQHTASNRAHLSWSTGPHACPARPHAYLIAETAITHLLDALPEMDLATAPENLVRRPGPFHRALAALPVTFPTASSV
- a CDS encoding GTP-binding protein, which encodes MVSAPSSDGLIYVPPGVTRSAKIVISGSFAVGKTTFVGSVSQIPPLRMEERITQASEGVDDLARTPRKTTTTVGMDFGRLHLSDALVLYLFGTPGQGRFRPMWAGLTEGALGALVLVDTRNLEASFEILALHEEQGTPYAVAINLFDDAPRYDLDEIRQALDLDPHTPLTTCDARDGTSSVLALITLCEYLTELHAPVLEPRP